The sequence AAAAAAAGAAAATTTACAATACCTTACTCAAAGTAAAAATCCTTGACCCAGCCTGCGGTTCTGGTGCTTTTCCAATGGGAATTTTGAACGGCATCATTGCCTTGCTCGAAAAAATTGGCGTGGCACAACACTTGGATATGTACCAGCTAAAACTACACCTGATTGAAAACTGTATTTATGGTGTGGATTTACAAACCATAGCGGCACAAATAAGCAAATTGCGTTTCTTTATTTCGCTTATTGTGGAACAAGGGGAAATGGATTTGAGCAAAGAAAATTACGGTGTCATTACTTTACCTAACTTGGAAACCAAATTTGTAGCGGCAAACACCTTACTTGGGCTGCCTAAAAGGCAAGCTCAGATTGATTTGTTTGAAGACCCAGCCATAGAAACAACTAAACAGGAAATTTTTGCAGTGCGCCACGAACATTTTTACGCCAGAACAGCCAAAGAAAAGCGGCAACTACGCGATAAAGACGAAAAATTGCGTAAGAAGTTAGTGCAGTTGTTAGAAAACAACCATTCACTTAACCATGAAGATGCAAAAAAAATAGCTGAATGGAATCCTTATGACCAAAACTCAAGTTCTGATTTTTTTGATGTAGAATGGATGTTTCTTTTAAAGGATGGCTTTGACATTGTAATTGGAAATCCACCTTATTTTTCACTATCAACAGATAGCATCTACTTAGATGATAAAACAGGGAAAAGGATAAAACACAACAGAATTTATGAACCTCAGGGCTTCAAAGTTTTTTCTAATTCTGGCGACATCTATTCTCTCTTTTATGAAAAAGGTTGGCAAGTGATAAAAGAAAAAGGCCACTTGTGTTTTATTACTTCCAACAAATGGATGCGGGCAGGCTATGGCGAAAGTACACGAAAGTTTTTTGCTGAAAATACCAACCCCGTATTACTGATTGATTTTGCAGGGCAAAAAATATTTGAAAGTGCCACAGTTGATGTAAATATTTTACTGTTTAGCAAAAGTAAAAATCAACAAAAGACACTTGCTTGCATTGTTAAAGAAAAGGTGTTAAATAATTTGAGCGTTTTTGTTAGACAACAAGGCTCAGAATGTGGTTTTTTAGGAAAAGAAAGCTGGACAATTCTTAGCCCAATTGAGCAAAGTATTAAACAAAAAATAGAAGCTGTTGGCACACCCCTCAAAGATTGGGATATAAATATTTATCGTGGAATTTTGACGGGCTACAACGAAGCATTTATAATTGACGGAAGCACTAAAGACAAACTGGTAAAAGAAGACCCAAAATCTATCGAAATTATAAGACCGATTTTACGTGGGCGCGATATTAAGCGTTACGGCTATGAGTATGCAGACCTTTACCTGATTGCTACTTTTCCAAGCCTTAAAATTGATATAGAACAGTATCCTGCCGTAAAAAAGCATCTGCTTTCGTTTGGAATGGAACGTTTAGAGCAAACAGGAAAAGAGTACAAAGTAAATGGCGAAACTATAAAAGCTCGCAAAAAAACCAACAATAAATGGTTTGAAACGCAAGATAGCATAAGTTATTGGGACGATTTTAATAGGCAGAAAATCGTGTGGAAACGTGTTGGTTCAATTTTGCGATTTTCATACGATGAAGCGGGAACAATGGCTTTGGATAGTACTTGTTTTGCAACGGGAAAATATATCAAGTTTTTGGTTGGTGTTCTCAACTCTAAAATGGGACATTATTTGATGAAAGATGCGCCACAAACAGGAACAGGAGATTTATTGATAAGCGTCCAAGCTATTGAGCCACTCAAGATTCCTATTCCTGATACAAATACAGAGCAGTCCATTAGTAAACTAATAGAAGAAATCTTGCATAATAAAAAACATGGATTAAGTTCGTATGAGTTAGAGCATAGACTTGATAATGTAGTATACGCTTTATATAACCTTGAAAAAACAGAGATTGATTTTGTTAATATTCTGTAATTCTGCTCAATATGTTTTTTATAGAGTTTTCAATCTCATCTATTTCTTCGTTGGTAAAAAGCATCATTTCATAAACCCATTTATTTACATAAAAAGCATCTATTTTTTTAGACAAAATGTTTTGGGTTTCTTTTAATCTTTTTTCATTAGGTAATGGCAATGGAATATTTTGAAAATAGTCGGTAAAAATTTTAAATCCTGTTTCATCAAAGGAATAAATGTAATATCGAAATAAGAGTATGTTTAAAAATTAAGTATTGTGATTATCTAAAACGATTGAGTATAATTTGGATATTAGTCCACAAAATCCAGTTTTGGGAACTTTTCGCTGTTTTTTCATAATCTTTAGCAAGCCTACGAAAGAAATTATGCCAAGCAAAAGTTCTTTCCACTGCCCACCGCCACTTGACGGGAACAAATCCTTTCCTGCTGGGCGGTACAGCACTACACTCTACTGCTAAACCAAGTATATTAGCTTCTACCCATTGCATAAATCCTTTTTTGTAGGCCGCATCCACCAGTATTTTTTGCATCCTATCTAAATAACCCAAACAGTGTTCTACCAGTAAATGAGCCTTTTGACTGTCATGGCTGTCTGCTCCATGAACAACCACCCCCCAAACTAAACCAAGCGTATCTACTATCACGTGTCTTTTTCGACCATTGATACACTTATTCCCATCAACACCTTTGTCTTTACTGACAAAAGGAGATACTTTTATAGATTGACTATCAATACTGAATAAACTCGGGATAGCCTTTTTCCCTTGCCGTTGGCGTTCGAGTTTATTCAGTTCGCTATTGATTCTTTCTAAGGTGCCATCTTTGCCCCATTTGGCAAAATAATAGTAAACCAATGGCCATGGGGGATAACAAGTTTCCAAATTACGCCATTGCGTCCCTTTCCGAAGAATGCTCAAAATACCATTGACAACCGCACGCAAAGAATATTTGCGCTTTCTTTGCTGATTCAATATTTTACTGATAATTTCCCACGCGGTATCGGATAAATCTTTAAAACAGGTTTGCATTTTACTTTCATGTTTGGTCACTAAAAGTAAATTATCCGATACCCTTTTTTAAATTTAAACATACTCTAAATACCCCAAAAGGGTAGAGTTTAAAAGTAACCAAAGATATTCTAAATCTTTACCAACTAAAAAATAGCAATCATTGCCAAAGAAAAAGTTCTTATCGTTATCTAATGCAAAACGGGGGAAATTATTTTCGTTGCTTTTAGCAATTCTCATAATTCCTGGATAGATAATTTTCTGCCTATTAAAATCGTCCCAATAACTTATGCTATCTTGCGTTTCAAACCATTTATTGTTGGTTTTTTTGCGAGCTTTTATAGTTTCGCCATTTACTTTGTACTCTTTTCCTGTTTGCTCTAAACGTTCCATTCCAAACGAAAGCAGATGCTTTTTTACGGCAGGATACTGTTCTATATCAATTTTAAGGCTTGGAAAAGTAGCAATCAGGTAAAGGTCTGCATACTCATAGCCGTAACGCTTAATATCGCGCCCACGTAAAATCGGTCTTATAATTTCTTCACTTTTGGGGTCTTGCGCAATGAGTTCTTTTCGCTTTGAGCCATCAATGATGAAAGCCTCATTAAAACCTGTTTTTATTCCATAATTGATTTGAATATCCCAGTCCTTTAACGGTGTTCCTATTCTCTCAATTTTTTCTTTTATGCGTTGTTCAATGTCAGAAAGAATAACCCAGCTATCGGCATTATTGAAACTACCCAGATTTCCTGCTTGTCTAACAAAAACGCTCTTTTAGTTGTATAAAATAATTGTCTAAGTTTTTTCTATACAATTTTGGTTTAAATTAAGCAGTTGAATGTAATATTAAGTTAAACAAGAAAAACATTATGATTTACGGTTACATTCGGGTAAGCACCGACAAACAAACAGTAGAAAACCAACGCTACGAAATCAATCAATTTTGCCAAAACAATGTATATGTAGTAGATAAATGGATTGAAGAAACCATTTCGGGAGCTAAAAATCTACAAGACCGAAAACTTGGCAAACTTTTAAAACGAATGAAAAAGGGCGACATTCTTATCTGCTCCGAGCTTTCACGTTTGGGCAGAAATTTGTTAATGATTATGGGCATACTTAACGAATGTATGAACCGCGACATTCAGGTTTGGACGATAAAGGATAATTATCGTTTGGGTAGCGACATCAACTCAAAAGTATTGGCCTTTGCCTTTGGTCTTTCAGCAGAAATAGAGCGCAACTTAATTTCGCAAAGAACAAAAGAAGCCTTGGCGCGAAAAAAAGCGGAAGGCGTAATTCTTGGCCGTCCCAAAGGACGAAAATCATCGAAAACCAAACTTACAGGACAGGAAAAAAAGATAAAGGACTTATTGGATAAAAAAGTTTCTTATTCAGCCATCGGCAGGATATTGGGTGTACACAGGCTTACGGTCAGTAGTTTTGTGAAAGCACAAACAGAATAGGTAATCAAATTGAATGAAGGCAAAATTCTTTTCCCAAGAAAGTAGAAGCAGCCAACAGATTTTTAGAAGGTGCAACATTCAAAACCCCATTGAAATCAAAACCACTCACCGCCAGCGCAACCCGTTGGCGGTTTTTTTATGTCCTTTTTCTCCTTCTATTTCCCTTTAGCTTGCACCTTACAATCCTAACAACCTGTTACTCATTTCTTTTCGGGTATCGTCCTCAAAACTGGCCAAATAGACTTCTGTGATGGTGGTATTGGTATGTCCCAAACTTTCACTAATGTATTCTATGCTTGCCCCTGACCGCTTCAATACTGTTGAGAAACTATGCCGCGCCGTGTAGGTAGTAATATGCTTACTGATACCTAATTCTTGCCCAACCTGCTTCATAAATCTATTGATGGTGGAGACGATATTGTGGGTTTTAACTGCCCTCTTCAATGGTGATTGTTGGTCATTATAAAAAGGAAAAATATAAGTATTGGGTAAGCAGGGTTTCTGTCCCCAACGGGCAATAATATCTTGGGCAATGGCTGGCAAATGAGCCTGAATTAAGCGTGGGTTGCTACGGAGCTTATTAGCTGTTTTTTGTCTCATAAAGGTTAGCCTATCGCCATCTATATTGCTATATTTGAGGTTGCATATATCTTTTACGTTTATCCCATTGCACAGATAAGAAAAGACCCACAAGTCTCGGGCTAAAGCCTCTTTTCCTTGTGGGTCTTGTGGGGTGTAATGTATAATTTTCATAATATCAGCGAAGGGCAAGGCTTTTTTGATATTGACGGATGTTAAGGGTTGGTATTTTTTTCTTCCAAAGGGGTAGAAATCTTTTGAAACAATACCGTCTGCCATGGCAGCATTAAAGACGGTACGAATAGAGGTTGTATAAAATCCAATAGACCCCGCTTTGAGTCCTTTTATGAGTAGAGCCTCTTCGTATTTTTTCAAGAAGGCGGGAGTGATGTCCTCAAAATATAGATTTGTGCCAGCGTATTGCCGCAGGGAGTTGAGAGCGCAAGCAAATCCCCATGCAGATTTAATACGGCCTTCAGCAAATAGATTATCAATAAAAGATTGGAAGTAGTTTATGACCTTACGCGATACGACAGCATTGTTACTTTTTCCATTGTATAGTTCCGTGAATCGCCTAAAAGTAAATACTCCCATAGACTTAAGTATGAGTTGTGCTTTATGCTCTATGGCCGTTATTTTAATTTTGAGCTCTTTAAGTTGTCCGCCGCGCACGGAGGTGGTTTTGAGCTTGTCCCAATCAGCTACTGAAACATATTCTGCAATGCTGATATATTGTCTTTCTTTTCGATAAGTAATGCGTAATTTAAGAGGGAAAGTTCCATCGACTTTTTGCCTTCTTCTGTCGATA comes from Flexibacter flexilis DSM 6793 and encodes:
- a CDS encoding master DNA invertase Mpi family serine-type recombinase, which produces MIYGYIRVSTDKQTVENQRYEINQFCQNNVYVVDKWIEETISGAKNLQDRKLGKLLKRMKKGDILICSELSRLGRNLLMIMGILNECMNRDIQVWTIKDNYRLGSDINSKVLAFAFGLSAEIERNLISQRTKEALARKKAEGVILGRPKGRKSSKTKLTGQEKKIKDLLDKKVSYSAIGRILGVHRLTVSSFVKAQTE
- a CDS encoding IS5 family transposase, whose amino-acid sequence is MQTCFKDLSDTAWEIISKILNQQRKRKYSLRAVVNGILSILRKGTQWRNLETCYPPWPLVYYYFAKWGKDGTLERINSELNKLERQRQGKKAIPSLFSIDSQSIKVSPFVSKDKGVDGNKCINGRKRHVIVDTLGLVWGVVVHGADSHDSQKAHLLVEHCLGYLDRMQKILVDAAYKKGFMQWVEANILGLAVECSAVPPSRKGFVPVKWRWAVERTFAWHNFFRRLAKDYEKTAKSSQNWILWTNIQIILNRFR
- a CDS encoding site-specific integrase, which gives rise to MENTATIAVVIDRRRQKVDGTFPLKLRITYRKERQYISIAEYVSVADWDKLKTTSVRGGQLKELKIKITAIEHKAQLILKSMGVFTFRRFTELYNGKSNNAVVSRKVINYFQSFIDNLFAEGRIKSAWGFACALNSLRQYAGTNLYFEDITPAFLKKYEEALLIKGLKAGSIGFYTTSIRTVFNAAMADGIVSKDFYPFGRKKYQPLTSVNIKKALPFADIMKIIHYTPQDPQGKEALARDLWVFSYLCNGINVKDICNLKYSNIDGDRLTFMRQKTANKLRSNPRLIQAHLPAIAQDIIARWGQKPCLPNTYIFPFYNDQQSPLKRAVKTHNIVSTINRFMKQVGQELGISKHITTYTARHSFSTVLKRSGASIEYISESLGHTNTTITEVYLASFEDDTRKEMSNRLLGL
- a CDS encoding Eco57I restriction-modification methylase domain-containing protein, with protein sequence MEKKILQNILSKPFVLSDWLTLLTDVFGVKNFLQNPAEIPLPSNNKAEAAFELGSFSTADDRIIGLYLVKVKPEVWLERNKVGLRELLRSVYKNEVDGALIVFEQADKWRLSFVSEIRTLDEYGQIVENQTQPKRYTYLLGSGQKVKTPTDRLCAIAGKKAKLEDIRSLFSVSTLTKEFYNELFKWYEWALSEEIGITFPKNTSTADDDREKLEEQIIRLITRLLFVWFIKQKQLVPHNLFDKEQLKSILKDFNPNDNNNGSYYNAILQNLFFATLNKSVTERAFAKDENNRDVKTLYRYAEMFDIEEAEVLNLFCKIPFLNGGLFECLDKEASTDGVKYHLDGFSRNDRKVRGQFSHRAYIPNCVFFDENKGIIPLLERYNFTVEENAPEDVQVALDPELLGNVFENLLGAYNSETKESARKQSGSFYTPREIVDFMVSESLQTYLNEKIGDVDLNGQLTDEQKKKIYNTLLKVKILDPACGSGAFPMGILNGIIALLEKIGVAQHLDMYQLKLHLIENCIYGVDLQTIAAQISKLRFFISLIVEQGEMDLSKENYGVITLPNLETKFVAANTLLGLPKRQAQIDLFEDPAIETTKQEIFAVRHEHFYARTAKEKRQLRDKDEKLRKKLVQLLENNHSLNHEDAKKIAEWNPYDQNSSSDFFDVEWMFLLKDGFDIVIGNPPYFSLSTDSIYLDDKTGKRIKHNRIYEPQGFKVFSNSGDIYSLFYEKGWQVIKEKGHLCFITSNKWMRAGYGESTRKFFAENTNPVLLIDFAGQKIFESATVDVNILLFSKSKNQQKTLACIVKEKVLNNLSVFVRQQGSECGFLGKESWTILSPIEQSIKQKIEAVGTPLKDWDINIYRGILTGYNEAFIIDGSTKDKLVKEDPKSIEIIRPILRGRDIKRYGYEYADLYLIATFPSLKIDIEQYPAVKKHLLSFGMERLEQTGKEYKVNGETIKARKKTNNKWFETQDSISYWDDFNRQKIVWKRVGSILRFSYDEAGTMALDSTCFATGKYIKFLVGVLNSKMGHYLMKDAPQTGTGDLLISVQAIEPLKIPIPDTNTEQSISKLIEEILHNKKHGLSSYELEHRLDNVVYALYNLEKTEIDFVNIL